A region from the Paraburkholderia youngii genome encodes:
- the cydB gene encoding cytochrome d ubiquinol oxidase subunit II, with amino-acid sequence MDVTIVWAAIIALGLFMYVVLDGFDLGIGIVFPFFPDEKERDLMMNTVAPVWDGNETWLVLGGAALFAVFPVVYSTVLSALYLPLVFMLVCLIFRGVSFEIRAKSRRTRHLWDLAFIGGSAGATFFQGIVLGAFLQGIPVVDGAYAGDAFGWLTPFSLLTGLGLVATYALLGCCWLVAKTEGDLQRRLHRVVWPLTLVLLGFIALVSLWTPLMDAGIAQRWFHDGIFYRLLPVPFLVAICAFFMHRAVRARHHNTPFVLALALVLLGYLGLLVSLWPYAIPSSLTLWEAAAPRTSQTFTLAGAAVILPIIVAYTTMGYWVFRGKVRHGDQHHYH; translated from the coding sequence ATGGACGTAACCATCGTTTGGGCCGCGATCATCGCGTTGGGCCTTTTCATGTACGTCGTGCTGGACGGCTTCGACCTCGGCATCGGCATCGTCTTTCCGTTCTTCCCGGACGAGAAAGAACGCGACCTGATGATGAACACCGTCGCGCCAGTATGGGATGGCAACGAAACCTGGCTCGTGCTCGGCGGCGCCGCGCTGTTCGCGGTGTTTCCGGTCGTCTACTCGACCGTGCTGTCAGCGCTCTATCTGCCGCTCGTGTTCATGCTGGTGTGCCTGATCTTTCGCGGCGTGTCGTTCGAGATCCGCGCGAAGTCGCGTCGCACCAGGCATCTGTGGGACCTCGCGTTCATCGGCGGCTCGGCGGGTGCGACGTTTTTCCAGGGCATCGTGCTCGGCGCTTTCCTGCAAGGTATTCCGGTCGTTGATGGCGCGTATGCCGGCGACGCGTTCGGCTGGCTCACGCCGTTCAGCCTGCTGACGGGCCTCGGGCTCGTCGCGACCTACGCGCTGCTCGGCTGCTGCTGGCTCGTGGCGAAGACCGAAGGCGACCTGCAGCGCCGACTGCATCGCGTGGTCTGGCCGCTGACGCTGGTGCTGCTCGGCTTCATCGCGCTCGTGAGCCTGTGGACGCCGCTGATGGATGCGGGCATCGCGCAACGCTGGTTCCATGACGGGATCTTTTATCGTCTGCTGCCGGTGCCGTTCCTCGTCGCGATCTGCGCGTTCTTCATGCATCGCGCGGTGCGCGCGCGCCACCACAACACGCCGTTCGTGCTCGCGCTGGCGCTCGTGCTGCTCGGCTATCTCGGGCTGCTGGTGAGCCTGTGGCCGTACGCGATTCCGTCGAGCCTCACGCTATGGGAAGCCGCCGCGCCACGCACGAGCCAGACGTTCACGCTGGCCGGCGCGGCGGTGATCCTGCCGATCATCGTCGCCTATACGACGATGGGTTACTGGGTCTTTCGAGGTAAGGTGCGTCATGGCGACCAACATCACTATCACTGA
- a CDS encoding cytochrome ubiquinol oxidase subunit I has product MNSALSAFDLARIQFAFTVSFHIVFPALSIGLASFIAVLEWRWLKTGKAYYKDLCLFWSKIFAVAFGMGVVSGVVMAYQFGTNWSGFSSFAGPITGPLLMYEVMTAFFLEAGFLGIMLFGWQRVSPRAHFGATLMVAIGTLISTFWILASNSWMQTPRGFEVVDGHVVPLDWFKIIFNPSFPYRLAHMALAAFIVAGLVVAAVGAWHLLRGRRDPAVKKMFSMALWLLLILTPIQAFVGDQHGLNTREYQPAKIAAIEGIWDTEKGGTALNLFGIPDMKAETTHYAVSIPHLGSLILTHSWDGEIRGLKEFPPQDRPDSAVVFWSFRIMAGLGVLMIAMSIAAWVLHRRGRLFEAKWFQRLCVAMGPSGFITLLAGWVTTEAGRQPWVVYGVMRTSQAVSPLTTQQVGLSLMTFVAVYFLVFGTGIYYMLKLMRSGPALPGGKPHDTPQPTPAQTARRPLSAADRMIDVV; this is encoded by the coding sequence ATGAACTCGGCACTATCGGCATTCGATCTCGCGCGCATTCAATTCGCGTTCACGGTTTCTTTTCACATCGTTTTCCCCGCGCTCAGCATCGGTCTCGCCAGCTTCATTGCGGTTCTCGAATGGCGTTGGCTGAAAACCGGCAAGGCCTACTACAAAGATCTTTGTCTGTTCTGGTCGAAGATCTTCGCAGTGGCCTTCGGCATGGGCGTCGTCTCCGGTGTCGTGATGGCCTATCAGTTCGGCACCAACTGGTCCGGCTTCTCGAGTTTCGCCGGGCCCATCACCGGTCCGCTGCTGATGTACGAGGTGATGACCGCATTCTTTCTCGAAGCGGGCTTCCTCGGCATCATGCTGTTCGGCTGGCAGCGCGTGAGTCCGCGCGCGCACTTCGGCGCGACGCTGATGGTCGCGATCGGCACGCTGATCTCGACCTTCTGGATTCTCGCGTCCAATAGCTGGATGCAGACGCCGCGGGGCTTCGAGGTCGTCGACGGCCATGTCGTGCCGCTCGACTGGTTCAAGATCATCTTCAATCCGTCGTTCCCGTACCGGCTCGCGCATATGGCGCTGGCGGCGTTCATCGTCGCGGGGCTGGTGGTCGCGGCGGTCGGCGCGTGGCATCTGCTGCGCGGCCGACGCGATCCCGCCGTCAAGAAGATGTTCTCGATGGCGCTGTGGCTGCTGCTGATTCTGACGCCGATCCAGGCATTCGTCGGCGATCAGCATGGCCTGAACACGCGCGAATATCAGCCGGCGAAGATCGCGGCGATCGAAGGCATCTGGGACACCGAAAAAGGCGGCACCGCGCTGAACCTGTTCGGCATCCCCGACATGAAGGCCGAAACCACGCACTACGCGGTGTCGATCCCGCACCTCGGCAGCCTGATCCTCACGCATAGCTGGGACGGCGAAATCCGCGGGCTGAAGGAATTCCCGCCGCAGGACCGGCCGGATTCGGCCGTGGTGTTCTGGAGCTTCCGCATCATGGCCGGCCTCGGCGTGCTGATGATCGCGATGTCGATCGCGGCCTGGGTGCTGCACCGTCGCGGGCGACTATTCGAAGCGAAGTGGTTCCAGCGGCTGTGCGTCGCGATGGGGCCGAGCGGCTTCATCACGCTGCTGGCCGGTTGGGTCACCACCGAAGCGGGCCGTCAGCCGTGGGTCGTCTACGGCGTGATGCGCACGTCGCAGGCGGTGTCGCCGCTGACCACGCAGCAGGTCGGTCTGTCGCTGATGACGTTCGTGGCCGTCTACTTCCTCGTGTTCGGCACCGGCATCTACTACATGCTGAAGCTGATGCGCTCGGGTCCCGCACTGCCTGGCGGCAAGCCGCACGACACGCCGCAGCCGACGCCCGCACAGACCGCGCGCCGCCCGCTGTCCGCCGCCGATCGGATGATCGACGTCGTCTAA
- a CDS encoding alpha/beta fold hydrolase produces the protein MSTIRTKDGTSIFYKDWGKGRPVVFSHGWPLTADAWDAQMLFLGSKGFRVIAHDRRGHGRSEQPWDGNEMDTYADDLAALIEHLDLQDATLVGHSTGGGEVAHYIGRHGTGRVAKAVLIGAVPPLMLKTADNPLGLPIDVFDGIRKGVLDDRSQFFKDLAVPFYGYNREGAKVSQGVIDSFWRQGMAGSIKGLYDCIKQFSEVDYTEDLKKIDVPTLVLHGDDDQIVPIDAAGRRTAEIVKNATLKVYAGGQHGMCTVEADKVNADLLEFIGA, from the coding sequence ATGAGCACGATCAGGACGAAAGACGGTACTTCGATTTTCTACAAGGACTGGGGCAAGGGTCGCCCGGTCGTGTTTTCGCACGGCTGGCCGCTGACCGCCGATGCGTGGGATGCGCAGATGCTGTTTCTCGGCAGCAAGGGCTTTCGCGTGATCGCGCATGACCGGCGCGGCCACGGCCGCTCGGAGCAGCCGTGGGACGGCAACGAGATGGACACCTACGCCGATGACCTCGCCGCACTGATCGAACATCTCGATTTGCAGGACGCGACGCTAGTCGGCCATTCGACGGGCGGCGGCGAAGTCGCGCATTACATCGGCCGGCACGGCACGGGGCGTGTCGCGAAGGCCGTGCTGATCGGTGCGGTGCCGCCGCTGATGCTGAAGACCGCCGATAATCCGCTCGGCCTGCCGATCGATGTGTTCGACGGCATCCGCAAGGGCGTCCTCGACGATCGCTCGCAGTTCTTCAAGGATCTGGCCGTGCCGTTCTATGGCTACAACCGCGAGGGCGCGAAGGTGTCGCAGGGCGTGATCGATTCGTTCTGGCGCCAAGGCATGGCCGGCTCGATCAAGGGGCTGTACGACTGCATCAAGCAGTTCTCCGAAGTCGACTACACCGAAGATCTGAAGAAGATCGACGTGCCGACCCTGGTGCTGCACGGCGACGACGACCAGATCGTGCCGATCGACGCGGCCGGCCGACGCACCGCGGAGATCGTCAAGAACGCGACGTTGAAGGTCTATGCGGGCGGCCAGCACGGCATGTGCACCGTGGAGGCCGACAAGGTCAATGCCGACCTGCTCGAATTCATCGGCGCTTGA
- a CDS encoding NAD-dependent epimerase/dehydratase family protein produces MKKIALSGAGGQLGSVVRAEFVARGVPLRSAAGSKVLTPLVEGEDVMNGDLRDPAVVDRLLNGVDVLIHFAGTSVERPLPEIIENNLRGLVEVYEGARRNGVKRIVFASSNHAIGMYPVTEHLSLDCELRPDGFYGLSKVWGEALARMYWDKHGIESVCVRIGSCLERPTEQRHLSTWFGHKDLMHFLDRCIEAEEVGFMTIWGVSANTRSWWDNSVGAARLGYEPKQNAEDYAEDILSRPNPLDELGQRFQGGGFVGIDYSRKD; encoded by the coding sequence ATGAAGAAGATTGCCCTGAGTGGCGCCGGCGGCCAGCTCGGCTCCGTGGTACGTGCTGAATTCGTCGCGCGCGGCGTGCCGTTGCGCTCGGCCGCTGGCTCGAAAGTGCTGACGCCGCTCGTCGAAGGCGAAGACGTGATGAACGGCGACCTGCGCGATCCGGCGGTCGTCGACCGTCTGCTCAACGGCGTGGACGTGCTGATCCATTTTGCCGGCACGAGCGTCGAGCGTCCGCTGCCCGAGATCATCGAGAACAACCTGCGCGGCCTCGTCGAAGTCTACGAAGGCGCGCGCCGCAACGGCGTGAAGCGCATCGTGTTCGCGAGCTCGAACCACGCGATCGGCATGTATCCGGTCACCGAGCATCTGAGCCTCGACTGCGAACTGCGCCCGGACGGCTTCTATGGTCTGTCGAAGGTGTGGGGCGAAGCGCTCGCGCGCATGTACTGGGATAAGCACGGCATCGAAAGCGTGTGCGTGCGCATCGGCAGCTGCCTCGAGCGTCCGACCGAGCAGCGTCACCTGAGCACCTGGTTCGGCCACAAGGACCTGATGCATTTTCTCGATCGCTGCATCGAAGCGGAAGAGGTCGGCTTCATGACCATCTGGGGCGTGTCGGCCAATACGCGCAGCTGGTGGGACAACAGCGTCGGCGCCGCGCGTCTCGGCTACGAGCCGAAGCAGAACGCCGAAGACTACGCCGAAGACATCCTGTCGCGCCCGAATCCGCTCG